One stretch of Pseudomonadota bacterium DNA includes these proteins:
- a CDS encoding AraC family transcriptional regulator, whose translation MKREVTTPSEKELASCGPDPRACSDEQVDIAYFPDLGIEHWTVTRSTRLWSVAHSRFTLCISVRMGTWPPQKWRVGRKTYGMQRKSLMVLLPGDIHVTEQMPEADFHVLMFEPDVLKGWGLSEPRPLRQQLECLQLWQALRNVVQVLSRSTSQDSKADELEAQERVSDFFEQRSTIRLQAAGPSARRVHRRSLEVQDFRAMRVDCPATASSGAFCTDRDIKPHELTRAFRFEHGRPPSEFRHRVMVGRALDAIRTRPADGLAHIATEIGFANQSHMNKIFRKTLGFTPGFYRNSTCHAAGRLPAARAREPVPCGSTQEHARHATAW comes from the coding sequence ATGAAGAGGGAAGTGACCACGCCATCCGAAAAGGAGCTCGCCTCCTGTGGTCCTGATCCTCGAGCCTGCAGTGACGAGCAGGTAGATATCGCTTACTTCCCGGATCTGGGCATAGAGCACTGGACTGTGACGCGTTCCACGCGCCTGTGGTCGGTGGCGCATAGCCGATTCACGTTATGCATAAGCGTGCGAATGGGAACATGGCCGCCACAAAAGTGGCGAGTCGGACGCAAGACCTACGGCATGCAGCGCAAGTCCCTGATGGTGCTGCTTCCCGGCGACATCCACGTCACCGAGCAAATGCCCGAAGCGGATTTCCACGTTCTCATGTTTGAGCCTGATGTCTTGAAGGGTTGGGGTCTCTCCGAGCCCAGACCGCTACGCCAGCAACTGGAATGCCTGCAACTATGGCAGGCGCTGCGCAACGTGGTGCAGGTACTCAGCCGGAGCACCAGCCAAGACAGTAAAGCGGACGAGCTCGAGGCGCAAGAGCGCGTCTCCGATTTCTTCGAGCAACGCAGCACGATACGCCTTCAAGCCGCGGGTCCATCGGCACGTCGGGTGCACCGTCGTAGCCTAGAAGTACAGGACTTCAGGGCAATGCGTGTCGATTGTCCGGCGACTGCGAGCTCCGGCGCATTCTGCACGGATCGTGACATCAAGCCGCATGAGCTCACCCGCGCCTTCAGGTTCGAGCATGGCAGGCCGCCTTCGGAGTTTCGGCATCGGGTGATGGTAGGGCGAGCTCTGGACGCAATTCGGACAAGGCCCGCTGATGGCCTAGCCCACATTGCCACAGAAATCGGCTTCGCCAACCAATCACATATGAACAAGATCTTTCGAAAGACCCTGGGTTTCACGCCCGGATTCTACCGGAACAGTACCTGCCATGCCGCTGGACGCTTGCCCGCAGCACGAGCAAGAGAACCTGTCCCATGTGGCTCGACGCAAGAGCACGCAAGGCATGCAACAGCGTGGTAG